A window of the Electrophorus electricus isolate fEleEle1 chromosome 11, fEleEle1.pri, whole genome shotgun sequence genome harbors these coding sequences:
- the mycla gene encoding protein L-Myc-1a has product MAGINPVAALQANWAMEHDQYQHYFYDEMDTEEDYFKSTAPSEDIWKKFELLPTPPMSPSRTFDSDTLFPLPADRLGWEPPKVVTLEEDYGGPYKIDPLDIFGNLSSIVIKDCMWSGFSASHQLEKVGYSERPPVTSQIKPPTASHTGVNTARVQRAAPGTPLTNTQATRCVNPTAVLSLPVLHAKKPTTASSGSESRSDSSDEDEVDVVTVDDRPRRGRPPGRRSPVTIAVSADPHGPCPKHFHVSLHRQQHNYAAPSPDSDGEDGSSQPPGKRLRPGPGVSPSPSLSPLSSPATSDSEDSAEQRRNFLERKRRDDLRSRFQALRSEIPGLSGSTKTSKVAILTSATEYLLQLRARERRQAHERKNLRARRHQLLRKISALKNP; this is encoded by the exons ATGGCTGGAATAAACCCTGTTGCGGCGTTGCAGGCGAACTGGGCTATGGAGCATGATCAGTATCAACACTACTTTTACGACGAGATGGACACAGAGGAGGACTACTTTAAATCCACAGCGCCGAGCGAAGATATCTGGAAGAAATTTGAGTTACTACCCACCCCGCCCATGTCACCCTCGAGGACATTCGATAGTGATACTTTATTCCCGTTACCGGCAGACCGGTTGGGGTGGGAACCGCCAAAGGTCGTAACGCTCGAGGAGGATTATGGTGGACCGTACAAAATCGATCCGCTGGACATTTTCGGAAATCTCAGCTCTATTGTTATAAAAGACTGCATGTGGAGCGGCTTTTCCGCGAGTCATCAGTTGGAAAAAGTTGGCTACAGCGAGAGACCACCGGTCACGTCTCAAATCAAACCCCCTACCGCCTCGCACACCGGTGTGAACACAGCACGAGTTCAGCGCGCCGCGCCGGGCACGCCCTTGACCAACACCCAGGCGACACGATGTGTGAATCCCACGGCAGTTCTCAGTCTCCCAGTTCTCCACGCTAAAAAACCGACCACGGCTTCCTCTGGCTCAGAGTCGCGTTCTGACTCCTCTG ATGAGGACGAGGTGGACGTGGTGACCGTGGACGACCGTCCGCGGCGGGGTCGCCCCCCGGGCCGCCGCAGCCCTGTCACCATTGCTGTGAGTGCCGACCCTCATGGTCCATGTCCCAAACACTTCCACGTCTCCCTGCACCGGCAGCAGCACAACTACGCCGCTCCCTCGCCCGATTCAGATGGCGAGGATGGGTCGTCCCAGCCGCCCGGCAAGCGTCTCCGCCCAGGCCCCGGGGTGTCTCCGTCTCCGTCCTTGTCGCCACTCTCCTCGCCGGCCACCTCAGACTCGGAGGACTCGGCCGAGCAGAGGCGCAACTTCCTGGAGCGCAAGAGGCGGGATGACCTGCGCTCGCGCTTCCAGGCTCTGCGCAGCGAGATCCCGGGCCTCTCTGGTTCGACGAAGACTTCAAAAGTGGCCATCTTGACCAGCGCCACAGAGTACCTACTGCAGCTGCGTGCCCGCGAACGGCGGCAGGCGCATGAGAGAAAGAACCTTCGAGCCAGGCGGCACCAGCTGCTTCGCAAGATCAGTGCCCTCAAGAACCCCTGA